A genomic segment from Rhodospirillum centenum SW encodes:
- a CDS encoding VOC family protein: MIGYVTLGTNDLERGAKFYDAIAAAMGVGRMMEMERGIAWAVPGGAAGIGLMKPFDGKPATVGNGVMVALEAKDREQVDTLYRIALENGGTCEGPPGLRGDSFYAAYFRDPDGNKLNAFFMG; the protein is encoded by the coding sequence ATGATCGGGTACGTGACCCTGGGCACCAACGATCTGGAGCGGGGGGCGAAGTTCTACGATGCCATCGCGGCGGCGATGGGCGTGGGCCGCATGATGGAGATGGAGCGCGGCATCGCCTGGGCGGTGCCCGGCGGGGCCGCCGGAATCGGGCTGATGAAGCCCTTCGACGGCAAGCCGGCCACGGTGGGCAACGGCGTCATGGTGGCGCTGGAGGCCAAGGACAGGGAGCAGGTGGACACGCTCTACCGGATCGCGCTGGAGAACGGCGGCACCTGCGAGGGGCCGCCGGGCCTGCGCGGCGACAGTTTCTACGCCGCCTATTTCCGCGATCCCGACGGCAACAAGCTGAACGCCTTCTTCATGGGCTGA
- a CDS encoding sel1 repeat family protein, with protein MRPVLSVLAAILLAAALPRPVEGREAVTACDRLASHPDDPDRTGPGVPQERMDMPRAVTACTADLAAAPGTPRLAYQLSRALMLSGKPDAALPKLEESAAGGYRHARFVLGLLLISGKGVAADPCRAASLWREAAQAGHLLAEISFAATVLDGGFGRCALEVPEAEVRGYIAHARVQAKGTRLEQEVEELAEALEGDE; from the coding sequence ATGCGCCCGGTCCTGTCCGTTCTTGCCGCCATCCTCCTGGCGGCCGCCCTCCCCCGTCCGGTCGAGGGCCGCGAGGCCGTCACGGCCTGCGACCGGCTGGCCTCCCACCCCGACGATCCCGACCGCACGGGACCGGGCGTGCCGCAGGAGCGGATGGACATGCCGCGCGCCGTCACCGCCTGCACGGCGGATCTGGCCGCCGCCCCGGGAACGCCGCGGCTGGCCTATCAGCTCTCTCGCGCGCTGATGCTGTCCGGCAAGCCGGACGCCGCCCTGCCGAAGCTGGAGGAGTCGGCGGCCGGGGGATACCGCCATGCCCGCTTCGTGCTGGGATTGCTGCTGATCTCCGGCAAGGGGGTCGCGGCCGACCCGTGCCGCGCCGCGTCGCTGTGGCGGGAGGCGGCGCAGGCCGGCCATCTGCTGGCGGAAATCTCCTTCGCGGCCACGGTGCTGGACGGCGGCTTCGGCCGCTGCGCCCTGGAGGTGCCGGAGGCCGAGGTGCGCGGCTACATCGCCCATGCCCGCGTCCAGGCGAAGGGCACCCGCCTGGAACAGGAGGTCGAGGAACTGGCCGAGGCGCTGGAGGGGGACGAGTAG
- a CDS encoding MerR family transcriptional regulator, with amino-acid sequence MPEGLETSRAAGPRGERTYTIGELAEEFGLTLRTLRFYEDEGLLSPAREGQNRVYSHRDRARLMLICRGKRLGFSIDEIKDFIDLYDQDERQIEQMRYARRIGARRIAQLEQQLTDVQQTLRELREIDRQIVEHFRHQGVALDEE; translated from the coding sequence GTGCCGGAAGGCCTGGAGACATCCCGGGCGGCGGGGCCGCGCGGTGAGCGCACCTACACGATCGGCGAGCTGGCCGAGGAATTCGGCCTCACCCTGCGCACCCTGCGCTTCTACGAGGATGAGGGGCTGCTCTCGCCCGCCCGCGAGGGTCAGAACCGCGTCTACAGCCACCGCGACCGCGCCCGGCTGATGCTGATCTGCCGCGGCAAGCGGCTCGGCTTCTCGATCGACGAGATCAAGGATTTCATCGACCTGTACGATCAGGACGAGCGCCAGATCGAGCAGATGCGCTACGCCCGCCGGATCGGCGCCAGGCGGATCGCCCAGCTTGAACAGCAGCTCACGGACGTGCAGCAGACCCTGCGGGAGCTGCGCGAGATCGACCGGCAGATCGTCGAACATTTCCGTCATCAAGGTGTCGCCCTGGATGAGGAATGA
- a CDS encoding thioesterase family protein, with product MNLLFRMLRVVVAALLGRPVHPLAASVVTLRVWPTDLDPNLHMTNSRYLAMMDIGRLDLIVRTRIWRVLLKRRWAPVLGSSTIRYRRSLAPFQRFRVRTQVICWDEKWLYIEHVFEDLAGEVHAVAMTKGLFLAGGRTVPTAAVLDALGGGQIDSPPVPPGILAWQQAEQEMSARAHTT from the coding sequence ATGAATCTTCTCTTCCGCATGCTCCGGGTGGTGGTCGCCGCCCTGCTGGGCCGCCCGGTCCACCCGCTGGCGGCATCGGTCGTCACGCTGCGGGTCTGGCCCACCGACCTGGACCCCAACCTGCACATGACCAACAGCCGCTATCTGGCGATGATGGACATCGGCCGGCTGGACCTGATCGTCCGCACCCGCATCTGGCGGGTGCTGCTGAAACGGCGCTGGGCGCCGGTGCTGGGCAGCTCGACCATCCGCTACCGGCGCTCGCTGGCGCCGTTCCAGCGCTTCCGCGTCCGCACCCAGGTGATCTGCTGGGACGAGAAGTGGCTCTACATCGAGCATGTGTTCGAGGATCTGGCGGGCGAGGTCCATGCCGTCGCCATGACCAAGGGCCTGTTCCTCGCCGGCGGCCGCACCGTGCCCACCGCCGCCGTGCTCGACGCGCTGGGCGGCGGCCAGATCGACTCCCCGCCGGTGCCGCCGGGCATCCTCGCCTGGCAACAGGCGGAACAGGAGATGTCCGCCCGCGCCCACACGACCTGA
- a CDS encoding SDR family oxidoreductase, with protein sequence MRDPFDFTGRTVFVAGGSSGINLGIAEGFAARGANVGILARDPQRIEAALERLRGHGVDALGASADVRSYEQVDSALRQAHDRFGPIDVLVSGAAGNFVAPALGMSSNGFKAVVDIDLLGTFNVLRAAHPFLRSPGASVISISAGQSSRPYVFQAHVCAAKAGIDQLTRVLAMEWGPQGIRVNAVSPGPIEGTEGMRRLTPTPEAEERSKRGIPLGRWGTAQEIADACLFLSSPMAAYITGVVLPVDGGSNLGGSPALGDPALAEMFGKV encoded by the coding sequence ATGCGCGACCCGTTCGACTTCACGGGCAGGACCGTCTTCGTCGCCGGCGGTTCCAGCGGCATCAACCTGGGCATCGCGGAAGGGTTCGCCGCGCGCGGGGCCAATGTCGGCATCCTTGCCCGCGATCCGCAGCGGATCGAAGCGGCGCTGGAGCGCCTGCGCGGCCACGGGGTGGATGCGCTCGGCGCTTCGGCCGACGTGCGCAGCTACGAGCAGGTCGACTCGGCGCTGCGGCAGGCGCACGACCGTTTCGGCCCGATCGACGTGCTGGTCAGCGGGGCGGCGGGCAACTTCGTGGCGCCGGCGCTCGGCATGTCGTCGAACGGCTTCAAGGCGGTGGTGGACATCGACCTGCTGGGCACCTTCAACGTCCTGCGGGCGGCGCACCCGTTCCTGCGCAGCCCCGGCGCCAGCGTCATCAGCATCTCCGCCGGCCAGTCCAGCCGGCCCTACGTCTTCCAGGCCCATGTCTGCGCGGCCAAGGCCGGCATCGACCAGCTCACCCGCGTGCTGGCGATGGAGTGGGGGCCGCAGGGCATCCGCGTCAACGCCGTCTCCCCCGGCCCGATCGAGGGGACGGAGGGGATGCGCCGCCTGACCCCGACGCCGGAGGCGGAGGAACGCTCGAAGCGCGGCATCCCGCTGGGGCGCTGGGGCACGGCGCAGGAGATCGCGGACGCCTGCCTGTTCCTCTCCAGCCCGATGGCCGCCTACATCACCGGCGTCGTGCTGCCGGTGGACGGCGGCAGCAACCTGGGCGGCAGCCCCGCCCTGGGCGACCCCGCCCTGGCGGAGATGTTCGGCAAGGTCTGA
- a CDS encoding thiolase family protein, which yields MKTVVIAGYARSPFHLANKGELTKVRPDDLAATVIKALVERSGVPAEEIEDLILGCAFPEGEQGFNMAKLVAMLAGLPRSVAGTTVNRFCGSSMQSIHMAAGAIQMGAGDVFIAAGVESMTRVPMMGFNPMPNPKLAEVEPGAYMAMGITAENLARKFQITRAEQEAFAVESHRKAAAAREAGRFTDEIVPIQANGKLVDQDGCIRPDTSAEGLAGLKPAFDAEGSVTAGTSSPLTDGASATLVCSEEYARAHGLKPLAKIRAIAVSGCDPTIMGYGPVPATRKALKRAGLEVKHIDLWESNEAFAVQSMTVARELGMDLARCNLDGGAIALGHPLGATGARITGKAASLLQREGKQLAVATQCIGGGQGIATVLEAV from the coding sequence ATGAAGACCGTCGTGATTGCCGGATACGCCCGGTCCCCCTTCCATCTGGCCAACAAGGGTGAGCTGACCAAGGTACGGCCCGACGATCTGGCCGCCACCGTGATCAAGGCGCTGGTGGAGCGCTCCGGCGTCCCCGCCGAGGAGATCGAGGACCTGATCCTGGGCTGCGCCTTCCCCGAGGGCGAGCAGGGCTTCAACATGGCCAAGCTGGTGGCGATGCTGGCCGGCCTGCCGCGCTCGGTCGCCGGCACCACGGTGAACCGCTTCTGCGGCTCCTCCATGCAGTCGATCCACATGGCCGCCGGCGCCATCCAGATGGGCGCGGGCGATGTCTTCATCGCCGCCGGGGTGGAGAGCATGACGCGGGTGCCCATGATGGGCTTCAACCCGATGCCGAATCCGAAGCTGGCCGAGGTCGAGCCCGGCGCCTACATGGCCATGGGCATCACCGCCGAGAATCTGGCCCGCAAGTTCCAGATCACCCGCGCCGAGCAGGAGGCCTTCGCGGTGGAGAGCCACCGCAAGGCCGCCGCCGCCCGCGAGGCCGGCCGGTTCACGGACGAGATCGTGCCGATCCAGGCCAATGGCAAGCTGGTGGATCAGGACGGCTGCATCCGCCCCGACACCTCCGCCGAGGGTCTGGCCGGGCTGAAGCCCGCCTTCGACGCGGAGGGCTCGGTGACCGCCGGCACCTCCTCGCCGCTGACCGACGGCGCCTCGGCCACGCTGGTGTGCAGCGAGGAGTACGCCCGCGCCCATGGCCTGAAGCCGCTGGCGAAGATCCGCGCCATCGCCGTCTCCGGCTGCGATCCGACGATCATGGGCTACGGGCCCGTGCCGGCCACCCGCAAGGCGCTGAAGCGCGCCGGGCTGGAGGTGAAGCACATCGACCTGTGGGAGAGCAACGAGGCGTTCGCCGTGCAGTCCATGACCGTGGCGCGCGAGCTGGGCATGGATCTCGCCCGCTGCAATCTGGACGGCGGCGCCATCGCGCTGGGCCATCCGCTGGGCGCCACCGGCGCGCGCATCACCGGCAAGGCGGCCAGCCTGCTTCAGCGGGAGGGCAAGCAGCTCGCCGTCGCCACCCAGTGCATCGGCGGCGGTCAGGGCATCGCCACCGTCCTTGAGGCGGTCTGA
- a CDS encoding cell wall hydrolase yields the protein MSARSAALALLPVLLLASPDAVARDRADTPKGTAGAETGYDAGMTREMDETAARAALPPAQRECLAKAVYFEARGEPEKAQAAVAAVVLNRVEDPQFPDTPCDVVRQGGETPPCQFSWWCDGRSDRPRDQDSWRQALRIADLVGSGTVEDPTGGALYFHHTRVSPSWSAVFEQVAEIGAHIYYSSGSRGRGRDGNG from the coding sequence ATGTCCGCCCGTTCCGCCGCCCTGGCCCTGCTCCCCGTGCTGCTGCTCGCGTCCCCCGACGCCGTCGCCCGCGACCGTGCGGACACGCCGAAGGGGACGGCCGGAGCGGAAACCGGATACGACGCGGGCATGACGCGGGAGATGGACGAAACGGCCGCCCGTGCCGCCCTGCCGCCGGCGCAGCGGGAGTGTCTCGCCAAGGCGGTCTATTTCGAGGCCCGCGGCGAGCCGGAGAAGGCGCAGGCGGCGGTCGCGGCGGTCGTCCTGAACCGGGTCGAAGACCCGCAGTTCCCCGACACGCCCTGCGACGTCGTCCGGCAGGGGGGCGAGACGCCGCCCTGCCAGTTCTCCTGGTGGTGCGATGGACGCTCCGACCGGCCGCGCGACCAGGATTCCTGGCGGCAGGCGCTGCGCATTGCCGATCTGGTCGGGTCCGGCACCGTCGAGGACCCCACGGGCGGCGCCCTCTACTTCCACCATACCCGCGTGAGCCCGTCCTGGAGCGCGGTCTTCGAGCAGGTCGCCGAGATCGGCGCCCACATCTACTACAGCAGCGGCAGCCGCGGCCGTGGCCGCGACGGGAACGGCTGA
- a CDS encoding thymidine kinase has translation MRYGKLEVICGPMFSGKSTEILKRAIWYTHGTGTRIMLLKPAFDVRYAHDRVVNHDGIGFDATPITRMPEVPEDVSAVFIDEAQFCCAPHFEGDLVQSVRALLERGIDVGVSGLDTDWRGHPFPVTATLAGMADTVIKLRSRCAVCGHEATKSFKKHGNDRTLELGQADLYEPRCNLHWHDHSGPRSRELALDL, from the coding sequence GTGCGCTACGGTAAGCTCGAGGTGATCTGCGGCCCCATGTTCTCGGGCAAATCGACCGAAATCCTCAAGCGTGCCATCTGGTACACGCACGGGACCGGCACCCGGATCATGCTGCTGAAGCCCGCCTTCGACGTGCGCTACGCCCACGACCGGGTGGTGAACCACGACGGCATCGGCTTCGACGCCACGCCCATCACCCGCATGCCGGAGGTGCCGGAGGACGTGAGCGCCGTCTTCATCGACGAGGCGCAGTTCTGCTGCGCCCCGCATTTCGAGGGCGATCTGGTGCAGTCGGTGCGGGCGCTGCTGGAGCGGGGCATCGACGTGGGCGTCAGCGGGCTGGACACCGACTGGCGCGGCCACCCCTTCCCCGTCACCGCCACCCTGGCCGGGATGGCGGACACGGTGATCAAGCTGCGCTCCCGCTGTGCCGTGTGCGGGCACGAGGCGACCAAGAGCTTCAAGAAGCATGGCAACGACCGCACGCTCGAACTGGGCCAGGCCGACCTCTACGAGCCGCGCTGCAACCTGCACTGGCACGACCACAGCGGCCCCCGCAGCCGCGAACTGGCCCTGGATCTGTAG
- a CDS encoding acyl-CoA dehydrogenase C-terminal domain-containing protein: MPIYKAPLEDIGFVLNDVLDIGQIARLPGYEDATPDLVMTILEEAAKLCENELQPLNRSGDEEGCTYENGVVRTPKGFKEAYDRYVEGGWQGLSADPEYGGQGLPHTVSFVMEELMNGANMSFSMYPGLTHGAINAIKVHASDELKRRYLPKMIAGEWSGTMCLTEPHCGTDLGLIKTRAVPADDGSYRITGTKIFISAGEHDLTQNIIHLVLAKLPDAPAGTKGISLFIVPKFLPTEDNRPGPRNGVMCGAVEHKMGIKASATCVMNFDEATGWLVGEPHKGMRAMFTMMNAARLGVGMQGLGVATVAYQNAVAYAKDRLQGRSLGGTKAPEQPADPIIVHPDVRKNLMTAKAFTEGARALGYWVGMMIDVYEKHPDPRVRQEAEDFVALLTPVVKAYFTDAGFETAVTSQQMYGGHGYIREWGMEQFVRDARIAMIYEGANGIQALDLVGRKMPQNMGRLLRRFFHPMQAELAAAMDEPALIEFAGPLFKAFGKLQQATAIVAQKGMAKPDEAGAASTDYLRIFGLVAVGWMWLKMVKVAQQKAANDDTANAAFLDGKVKTARFFMQKMLPEVDFRFKSLMAGGKTLMDLDAAQF; this comes from the coding sequence ATGCCCATCTACAAGGCCCCGCTCGAGGATATCGGCTTCGTCCTGAACGACGTGCTGGACATCGGACAGATCGCCAGGCTGCCCGGCTACGAGGACGCGACGCCCGACCTCGTCATGACGATCCTGGAGGAGGCGGCGAAGCTCTGCGAGAACGAGCTGCAACCGCTGAACCGCTCCGGCGACGAGGAGGGCTGCACCTACGAGAACGGCGTCGTGCGCACGCCCAAGGGCTTCAAGGAAGCCTACGACAGGTATGTCGAGGGTGGCTGGCAGGGCCTCTCGGCCGATCCCGAGTATGGCGGGCAGGGCCTGCCGCACACCGTCAGCTTCGTGATGGAAGAGCTGATGAACGGGGCGAACATGTCGTTCAGCATGTATCCCGGCCTGACCCACGGCGCCATCAACGCCATCAAGGTGCATGCCAGCGACGAGCTGAAGCGGCGCTACCTGCCGAAGATGATCGCGGGCGAATGGTCCGGCACCATGTGCCTGACCGAGCCGCACTGCGGCACCGACCTGGGCCTGATCAAGACCAGGGCCGTGCCGGCCGACGACGGCAGCTACCGCATCACCGGCACCAAGATCTTCATCTCCGCCGGCGAGCACGATCTGACGCAGAACATCATCCATCTGGTGCTGGCGAAGCTGCCGGACGCGCCGGCGGGCACGAAGGGCATCTCCCTCTTCATCGTGCCGAAGTTCCTGCCGACGGAAGACAACCGGCCCGGCCCGCGCAACGGCGTGATGTGCGGGGCGGTCGAGCACAAGATGGGCATCAAGGCCTCGGCCACCTGCGTCATGAACTTCGACGAGGCCACCGGCTGGCTGGTGGGCGAGCCGCACAAGGGCATGCGCGCCATGTTCACCATGATGAACGCGGCGCGCCTGGGCGTGGGCATGCAGGGGCTGGGCGTCGCCACCGTCGCCTACCAGAACGCCGTCGCCTATGCCAAGGACCGGCTCCAGGGTCGCTCGCTCGGCGGCACCAAGGCGCCGGAGCAGCCGGCCGACCCGATCATCGTGCATCCGGACGTGCGCAAGAACCTGATGACGGCCAAGGCCTTCACCGAGGGCGCCCGCGCGCTCGGCTACTGGGTCGGCATGATGATCGATGTCTACGAGAAGCACCCCGACCCCAGGGTCCGGCAGGAGGCCGAGGATTTCGTGGCGCTGCTGACCCCGGTGGTGAAGGCGTACTTCACCGACGCCGGGTTCGAGACGGCGGTCACCTCGCAGCAGATGTACGGCGGCCACGGCTACATCCGCGAATGGGGCATGGAGCAGTTCGTCCGCGACGCCCGCATCGCCATGATCTACGAGGGCGCGAACGGCATCCAGGCGCTCGATCTGGTCGGCCGCAAGATGCCGCAGAACATGGGCCGGCTGCTGCGCCGCTTCTTCCACCCGATGCAGGCGGAGCTTGCGGCGGCGATGGACGAGCCGGCGCTGATCGAGTTCGCCGGGCCGCTGTTCAAGGCGTTCGGCAAGCTCCAGCAGGCGACCGCCATCGTGGCGCAGAAGGGCATGGCGAAGCCGGACGAGGCGGGGGCGGCCTCCACCGACTATCTGCGCATCTTCGGCCTCGTGGCCGTGGGCTGGATGTGGCTGAAGATGGTGAAGGTGGCGCAGCAGAAGGCAGCCAACGACGACACGGCCAACGCCGCCTTCCTGGACGGCAAGGTCAAGACCGCGCGCTTCTTCATGCAGAAGATGCTCCCGGAGGTGGACTTCCGCTTCAAGAGCCTGATGGCCGGCGGCAAGACGCTGATGGACCTGGACGCCGCCCAGTTCTGA
- a CDS encoding 3-hydroxyacyl-CoA dehydrogenase/enoyl-CoA hydratase family protein translates to MEIRSAAVIGAGVMGSGIAAHIANAGIPVFLLDIVPQAVKDGQGNDRSVVARTAVEKMLKTDPAPFMHRKAAGLITPGNLEDDLDKLAGVDWIVEAIVENPAIKSDLYRKLDAVRKPGSVVSSNTSTIPLRILLDGQSEQFAQDFLITHFFNPPRYMRLLEIVKGERTRADAVEAVARFCDVALGKGVVTCKDTPGFIANRIGTYFMQAAVNEAIDGGLTVEEADAISGRPMGLPKTGTFGLIDLVGLDLMPLIAKSLLATLPADDDYRRIFRTSPVIERMIAEGYTGRKGKGGFYRQQKLPGGKRSREALDLGTGQYRPQQRTALESAGVKGLRALVDHPDKGGRYAWRVLSQALTYAADLVPQIADTVVEVDEAMRLGYNWKWGPFEMIDQLGTGWFAEKLAAEGKRVPELLAVAAGRPFYRVENGKLQFLGVDGDYRDVKRPDGVLLLSDVKRASKPVAKNGSAALWDIGDGVLCLEFTSKMNALDTDIMAMIRKAIETIGNGKAGPFKALVIHNESDNFSVGANLGLAMFAVNIGLWPQIEAGTAEGQATYKALKYAPFPTVGAPSGMALGGGCEILLHCSAVQAHAESYIGLVEVGVGLIPGWGGCKELLTRATVNKKRPGGPMPPIAQVFETISTAKVAKSAFEAKELLFLRPTDGITFNRYRLLADAKKKALEMAAAYEPPQPVEIRLPGPSAKMALEMAVEGFALQGKATPHDITVSKALAFILSGGNTDITKPVTEDDLLALERDAFIGLVKTTQTIDRIEHMLETGKPLRN, encoded by the coding sequence ATGGAAATCCGCAGCGCCGCCGTGATCGGTGCCGGCGTCATGGGCAGCGGCATCGCCGCCCACATCGCCAACGCCGGCATCCCCGTCTTCCTGCTCGACATCGTTCCGCAGGCCGTCAAGGACGGCCAGGGCAACGACCGTTCGGTCGTCGCCCGCACGGCGGTCGAGAAGATGCTGAAGACCGACCCGGCTCCCTTCATGCACCGCAAGGCCGCCGGCCTCATCACCCCCGGCAACCTTGAGGACGACCTCGACAAGCTGGCCGGGGTGGACTGGATCGTCGAAGCCATCGTCGAGAACCCGGCGATCAAGTCCGACCTCTACCGCAAGCTGGACGCCGTGCGGAAGCCCGGCTCGGTCGTCAGCTCCAACACCTCCACCATTCCCCTGCGCATCCTGCTGGACGGCCAGAGCGAGCAGTTCGCGCAGGACTTCCTGATCACCCACTTCTTCAACCCGCCGCGCTACATGCGGCTGCTGGAGATCGTGAAGGGCGAGCGCACCCGTGCCGACGCGGTGGAGGCGGTGGCCCGCTTCTGCGACGTGGCGCTGGGCAAGGGCGTGGTCACCTGCAAGGACACGCCCGGCTTCATCGCCAACCGCATCGGCACCTACTTCATGCAGGCGGCGGTGAACGAGGCGATCGACGGTGGCCTGACGGTGGAGGAGGCGGACGCCATCTCCGGCCGGCCCATGGGCCTGCCCAAGACCGGCACCTTCGGCCTGATCGATCTGGTCGGGCTGGACCTGATGCCGCTGATCGCCAAGTCGCTGCTGGCGACCCTGCCGGCGGACGACGACTACCGCCGCATCTTCCGCACCAGCCCGGTGATCGAGCGCATGATCGCCGAGGGCTACACGGGCCGGAAGGGCAAGGGCGGCTTCTACCGCCAGCAGAAGCTGCCGGGCGGCAAGCGCAGCCGCGAGGCGCTGGACCTGGGCACGGGCCAGTACCGGCCGCAGCAGCGTACCGCGCTGGAGAGCGCCGGCGTGAAGGGCCTGCGCGCCCTGGTCGATCATCCCGACAAGGGCGGCCGCTACGCCTGGCGGGTGCTGTCGCAGGCCCTGACCTATGCCGCCGATCTGGTGCCGCAGATCGCCGACACGGTGGTCGAGGTCGATGAGGCGATGCGCCTGGGCTACAACTGGAAGTGGGGTCCGTTCGAGATGATCGACCAGCTCGGCACGGGCTGGTTCGCGGAGAAGCTGGCGGCCGAAGGCAAGCGCGTGCCCGAGCTGCTGGCGGTCGCCGCCGGGCGTCCCTTCTACCGGGTGGAGAACGGGAAGCTCCAGTTCCTCGGCGTGGACGGCGACTACCGCGACGTGAAGCGCCCCGACGGCGTGCTGCTGCTGTCCGACGTGAAGCGGGCGTCGAAGCCCGTGGCGAAGAACGGTTCCGCCGCCCTCTGGGACATCGGCGACGGCGTGCTCTGCCTGGAGTTCACCTCCAAGATGAACGCGCTCGACACCGACATCATGGCCATGATCCGCAAGGCCATCGAGACGATCGGCAACGGCAAGGCGGGTCCGTTCAAGGCGCTGGTCATCCACAACGAATCCGACAACTTCTCCGTCGGCGCCAATCTCGGCCTCGCCATGTTCGCCGTGAACATCGGGCTGTGGCCGCAGATCGAGGCCGGCACGGCGGAAGGGCAGGCGACCTACAAGGCGCTGAAGTACGCGCCCTTCCCGACGGTCGGCGCGCCCTCGGGCATGGCGCTGGGCGGCGGCTGCGAGATCCTGCTGCACTGCTCGGCGGTGCAGGCGCATGCCGAAAGCTACATCGGCCTCGTCGAGGTCGGCGTCGGCCTGATCCCCGGCTGGGGCGGCTGCAAGGAGCTGCTGACCCGCGCCACGGTCAACAAGAAGCGCCCCGGCGGCCCGATGCCGCCGATCGCCCAGGTGTTCGAGACCATCAGCACGGCGAAGGTGGCGAAGTCGGCCTTCGAGGCGAAGGAGCTGCTGTTCCTCCGCCCGACCGACGGCATCACCTTCAACCGCTATCGCCTGCTGGCCGACGCCAAGAAGAAGGCGCTGGAGATGGCCGCCGCCTACGAGCCGCCGCAGCCGGTGGAGATCCGCCTGCCCGGCCCGTCGGCGAAGATGGCGCTGGAGATGGCGGTGGAAGGCTTCGCCCTGCAGGGCAAGGCCACGCCGCACGACATCACCGTGTCCAAGGCGCTGGCCTTCATCCTGTCGGGCGGCAACACCGACATCACGAAGCCGGTGACCGAGGACGACCTGCTCGCCCTGGAGCGGGACGCCTTCATCGGGCTGGTGAAGACCACGCAGACCATCGACCGGATCGAGCACATGCTCGAAACCGGCAAGCCGCTGCGGAACTAG